The sequence AGCGGCTTCGGGATTGTTGGCGGTGCTTTGAATTGGCGTTGGTTGACTGGTTTGGCTTGGCACACCAGCCAAGGCTTCTTGCACCAAGGTTTGCATTCGCTGCATCGCATCACGGGCAAAACGCAATTGTAAATGTCGCCCAAACAACTTAAAGCCTAGCCAATAAAATGGGTTGCGAATGCGCCCGGTTTGCGAAAAAGCATGAATGCGAAACAGCACTTGACCTGTTTCGAGCAATTTAACGATCGTAAATTCAATTTGGCCGCGCTCGAAATGGCCTTGTAAGGTTTGATAGTTGTAGCCCCAAACCTGCTCAGGGCCGTGCTCAGTCTCGCGAGTTTCGTCGATCACCCCGCCGATTTTTACTCCAAAATAGAAGCTAAAGCCCAAAAATGTGCCACGGAGCAACATAATTCGCTGTTCGAGCGGCTGGTCGGGAATAAAAATTCCGGTGATCAGATCGGGTGGTGGAAAGCGATATTCGCGTAGCACCGCGCAGGCTGCTTGCCATGAGCCATGAGCTTGGGGCTGGCCTGGCGATTCGGGTGGTAATTCAGCCTCATAATCATCAACATTCCAGCCATTTTCCTTGGTATATTCGTGGACGCGCTGTAAATCGAAATTGAGCTGGGCATCGCGATAGGCCTCAATTTGCTGGCGATATTGTTGCCACAATGGTTGTTCAGTCATGAATCACTACCTCGCCCTCT is a genomic window of Chloroflexota bacterium containing:
- a CDS encoding DUF1990 domain-containing protein — encoded protein: MTEQPLWQQYRQQIEAYRDAQLNFDLQRVHEYTKENGWNVDDYEAELPPESPGQPQAHGSWQAACAVLREYRFPPPDLITGIFIPDQPLEQRIMLLRGTFLGFSFYFGVKIGGVIDETRETEHGPEQVWGYNYQTLQGHFERGQIEFTIVKLLETGQVLFRIHAFSQTGRIRNPFYWLGFKLFGRHLQLRFARDAMQRMQTLVQEALAGVPSQTSQPTPIQSTANNPEAAEQLAEVVENQ